The Streptomyces bacillaris sequence AGCCGGACATCGCGCGCCCCGTCCCCGGCGAGGGTGCGGAGCAGCTGGACGAAGAGCGAGGCGTCGCCGGTGCCGACGTACGAGGACGGGTCACCGACCGTCCCGTCGGGGAGCCGGCTGCTCTCCAGCCGCCGGACGACCGGGCGCAGGACGTCCCCGTCCTCGCCCCCGGCCCGCAGCACCCGGGCGAGGTAGTAGAGCTGGTCGTACTCCAGGGCCTCGGCGTTGTCGCCGAGGGCCTTCCGCCACGCCGTACGGTCCACCTCCGGGGCGATGCCCGCCGATTCGGCCAGCGTGACGTAGCCGTAGGTGTCGAGCAGCCGCTGGGCCCGCTCGTCCGGGGACAGGGAGCCGAAGTCCGCCATCGGGGGCGCCTTCAGGGCCTTCAGCCGTGCGGGGACGGGCCGGCCGAGCAGCCGCAGCGACCGGGCGATGGCACCGGCCTCCTCCAGGCCGGGGTCGCCGTCGGCCAGCGAGGTGAGCCAACGGGCCGTCGCCTCCCGCCGCTTGCCGGGCCCGGGCCGCCCCACGGCGTCCAGGACCTCCAGCGCGGCCCAGGTGGCGCTGAGCCGCTGGGCCGGGTCGTCGCCCAGGGCGGGGTCCTCGTACCAGCCGCCCGGCCGGTACAGCCGCTCGACGGCGTCCGCGTCCGCCCCGGTCAGCGCGTTCCGTGCCCCGGCGTCCCGGAAGGCGATCAGCCAGTACCGGCCCCAGACGGCGGAGACGGCGAGCGCGTCCGAGCGCACCTCGTCGCTCACCGCCGCCGTCAGCTCCACCGTGGGCCGGGCCCCCGCCTCGCGCAGCGTGCGCAGCGCGAACGACTGGTCCTGGGCGGAGGTGGGGTGCGTGCGCAGGAACGGGTGGTAGAAGAGCCCGTTCTGACGGCTGACCAGCGTCTCGAAGGGGTCCGCCGAGGCCCGCCCCGAGGCGGCGGCGTCCGGGGCGGGCGGCTCGCTCCGGGCGGTCCCGTCCGACGGTGCGGTGCAGGAGACGGCGAGGACCGCGCAGACGAGCGCGGCGACGGCGGCCCTGGCGGTGGCTTTCTTCATGACGGTGACCTGACTGTGACGGCGACCTGGCTGTGGGGGTGAACCGGCCCGGCTCCCCCAGCGAGCAACGAACCGAACCCGTGCGCCCCCACACCAGGGCGGGGGCGCACGGGTGACCCGCCCCGGGCGGTGGTTCCCGCGCCTTCACCCGAAGACGCGGGAGCCGGTTACGCCTTCACGGACGAGCGCGGAAGGGCGCAAGTCAGCGGGAAGGCACGGGAAAGCGCGGATCCGGCTCAGAAGGCTCCGGCGGTGACGCACTTCTCCTTGAAGTTGATGTTCTTGCCGATCTTCAGCGCACCACAGCTCTTGGTGGAGATGTGGGTCGCGGTGAAGCCCGGCTTCACCTGGCCGGAGGCGTCCGAGATCCAGGTCTTGGTGTTCTTCCAGCGGTACTCGGCCTTGTCCTTGGTCTTCGAGTAGATCTTGATGCTCGGGCTCTTGGAGATCTCCAGCGAGGCGCCGATGCCGTGCGACTTGACGATCGCGCGGGACTGGATCCAGGTGGCCTTCGCGCTCGACTTGCCCTTGTAGAGCTTCGTCGACGTCTTCCAGTCGCAGGCCTTCACGTACACGCCGCAGTGCCAGGCGTTGACCGTGGCCTTGTAGCCGCCGTTGATGTTCCAGCTCTGGGACGAGCTGGTGGCGTGGGCCGGGCTCGCCGTGAGAACCAGCGCGCCGGCTGCGGCAGTCGCCGCCGTGACGCTGAAGAGCCGGGAAACGAATGTGGACGCCATGGTGCTGAACTCCTCGTATCTTCCCGCGCGGGCGCCCCTCAGGGCATGGCGGAGCCGCGCCCCGTCGGGCGCTGCTGACATGTGGGGGGATCCCCGCCGGGGACGGACGACACCGGCCCCGGGTCAGGAGGCCTGGTGATGGGTCGCGGCCGTGGACCGGCCGCGGAAACGATCATCCCCGGGCCCGTCCGGCCCCGGCAATGGGATCTTCGGGCATCGGACCAACGGGCATCGCCCGAAGGTCGCAGACGGCCCGTCAGGAAGCGGCGGCGTCCGGCTCCTCGTGGACCAGGGCCGAGTGGTGGACGTAGGAGAAGATGGCCGCCTCGGTCCTGGTCGTCACGTCCAGCTTGCCCATGACGCTGGTGAGATGGGACTTCACCGTCCGCTCGGCGATCCCCAGGCTGTGGCTGATCTCACGGTTGGTCGCCGCCTGCCCGAGCAGCAGCAGGACCTGCCGCTCGCGCGGAGTGAGATCGTGGATGCCGAGAGGGTCCCCCGGGACGGGCGGCCGCTCGTCGAGGCAGAGGGTTCCCGTCGCACCCGTCGGACCGGCTATACCCACGGTGAGCTTGCTGTTGATCATTTTCCCCGTATTTCCGCATGTCGGGCGCGGGTCGGGGAGGGCCTTCGCGGGACCCGGTCGAGGTCGCGAGGGCCACGATCCCCCCGGGATCGCACCACTGGTCGAGCTCAGGAACGCCTGAGTCACTGGGCACCCTACTCAACGGCCGCCCCCGGCCTCAGCCCCGCCGCCGCCTCAGGGCTCCGGGGGCCCTTCCCCGGAGTCCGGCTCGCGCAGTTCCTCCACCGGACGGCCCGGCGTCCCGAGTTCCCCCTCCGGCGGCACCACCCGCTTCTCCTCCGCGAAGTGGCACGCCGAGTCGTGCCGGGCCGGGCTGTCCACGAGCCGGAACTCCGCCGGGACCGCCAGCAGCGGCACCTCCAGCGCGCACCGCTCCTGCGCCTTCCAGCAGCGGGTGCGGAAGCGGCACCCCGACGGCACGTTGGCGGGTGAGGGCACATCGCCGTGGAGGATGATCCGCTCCCGGTGGGCGCGCGCCTCCGGGTCCGGTACGGGGACGGCGGAGAGCAGCGCCTGGGTGTACGGGTGGGTGGGGTGGTCGTAGATCTCCGCGTCGGAGCCGATCTCGACGATCCGGCCGAGGTACATGACCCCGACCCGGTCGGAGATGTGCCGGACGATGGAGAGGTCGTGGGCGATGAAGACGAAGCTGAGGCTGAACTCCGCCTGGAGCCGGTCCAGCAGGTTGACGACCTGGGCCTGTACGGAGACGTCGAGCGCCGAGACCGGTTCGTCCGCGACGATGATCTCCGGGTTGAGCGCGAGGCCGCGGGCGATGCCGATGCGCTGGCGCTGGCCGCCGGAGAACTGGTGCGGATAGCGGTTGATGTACTCGGGGTTGAGCCCGACCACGTCCAGCAGGTCCTGCACCTTCTGGCGCCGGCTGCCCTTGGGGGCGACCTCGGGGTGGATCTCGTACGGCTCCCCGATGATGTCCCCGACCGTCATGCGCGGGTTGAGCGAGGTGTACGGGTCCTGGAAGACCATCTGGATGTTCCGGCGCACGGCCTTGAGCGCGCGGCCGGAGAGCCGGGAGATGTCCTCGCCCTTGTAGCGGATGGCCCCGGCGGTGGGCTTCTCCAGGTGGACGAGCATCCGCGCGACCGTGGACTTGCCGCAGCCGGACTCCCCCACGATGCCGAGGGTCTCGCCCGCGTGGAGGTCGAAGTCGACGCCGTCGACGGCCCGGACCGCGCCGACCTGCCTCTTGAAGAGGATGCCCTGCGTCAGCGGGTAGTGCTTGGCGAGGTCCCGCACTTCGAGGATCGGCTCGCCCTCGACGTACGGCCTGCTGCCCTCCCCCGCCTTGGAGAGCAGCGTCGAACCCCCTTCGCGTGCCTCGCGGTCAGCGTCCATCGAGCGTCTCCTTCCAGAAGTGGCAGGCGCTCCGGCGCTGCTCGTCCACCTCGTAGAGCGGCGGCACATCGGTGCGGCACACGTCCCTCGCCATCGGGCAGCGGGGGTTGAACGCGCAGCCGGGCGGGATGTGCAGCAGGTTGGGCGGCAGCCCCTTGATCGCGTACAGCTCCTGGCCCTTCTGGTCCAGGCGCGGGATCGACTGGAGGAGGCCCTTGGTGTACGGGTGGGCCGGGGCCTTGTAGATCTCGTGGACGGGGGCGGTCTCGACGATCCGGCCCGCGTACATCACGGCGATCTTGTCGGCCACGTCCGCGACGACGCCCAGGTCGTGGGTGATGAGGATGAGGCCCATGTTGAACTCGCGCTGGAGTTCCCCGAGCAGGTCCATGACCTGGGCCTGGACGGTGACGTCGAGGGCGGTGGTGGGCTCGTCCGCGATGATCAGGGACGGTTCCAGGGCCAGCGCCATGGCGATCATGATGCGCTGGCGCATACCGCCGGAGAACTGGTGCGGATACTGGCCGACCCGCTCCTTCGCCGCCGGGATGCGCACCCGCTCCATCAGCTCGACGGCCTTGGCCTTGGCGTCCTTGCGGGACATCCCGCGGTGGACGACGTACATCTCCCCGAGCTGTTCGCCCACGGTGAGGACCGGGTTCAGGGAGGAGAGCGCGTCCTGGAAGATCATGGCCATCTCCTGGCCGCGGATCTTGCGCCGCTCCTCGGGCTTGAGCTTCAGCAGGTCCTGGCCCTTGAAGAGGATCTCGCCGCCGGCGATCTTCCCGGGCGGCATGTCGAGGATGCCCATGACCGCCTGGGCGGTGACGGACTTGCCGGAGCCGGACTCACCGAGCACGGCGAGCGTCTCGCCCTCGGCCACCGAGTAGTTGACCCCGTTGACGGCCTTGGCGACGCCTTCGCGGGTGTGGAACTCCACGTGCAGATCGCGCACTTCGAGCAACATGGCAACCGGCTCCTCAGCGCAGCTTGGGGTCGAGGGCGTCGCGCACCGCGTCGCCGAGCATGATGAAGGCGAGCACGGTGATCGCCAGCGCCCCGGCGGGCCAGAGCAGCATGTGCGGGGCGTTGCGGATGTAGTTGGCGGCGGCGGAGATGTCGATGCCCCAGGAGACGGCCGGGTCCTTCAGGCCGACGCCGAGGAAGGACAGGGTCGCCTCCAGCGAGATGTACGTGCCCAGCGCGATGGTCGCCACGACGATGACGGGCGCGACGGCGTTCGGGGCGATGTGGCGCAGCAGCATCCGGGAGTTGGAGGCGCCGAGCGCGCGGGCCGCCTGGACGTAGTCGTTCTGTTTGGCGGTGATCACCGAGCCGCGGGCGATACGGGCGATCTGCGGCCAGCCGAGCAGGACGATGAAGCCGACGACGGGCCAGACGGTGGAGCTGGTGACGACGGAGAGGAAGACCAGGCCGCCGAGGACGACGGGGATGCCGAAGAAGACGTCGGTGAGGCGGGAGAGGATCGAGTCCCACCAGCCGCCGAAGAAGCCCGCGAGCCCGCCGAGCAGGGAGCCGAGGAGGGCGACGCCGAGGGTGGCGCAGACGCCGACGGTGACCGAGGTGCGGGTGCCGTAGACGACCCGGGTGTAGACGTCGCGGCCCTGGGGGTCGAAGCCGAAGGGGTGGCCGGGTTCGGAGCCCTTCTGGGCGTCGTCCAGATTGGCCTGGAGGGGGTCGCCGCTCGCGATGAGCGAGGGCCAGATCGAGATGATCACCAGGAAGAGGATGATCAGCGAGGAGATGATGAAGACCGGGTTGCGCCGCAGGTCGCGCCAGGCGTCCGACCAGAGGCTGCGCGGCTTCCCGGCCGGGCCGGTGCCGTCGGGGCCGCCCGGGGTCTTCTCCAGGCTGGTGCCCTCCGCCATGGCGAGGTCCGTCGCGCCGCCGGCGCCCGCCTGGGAGATCGCTTCGTCCGGGGTCTGCGGCTCAGGCATAGCGGATCCTCGGGTCGAGTACGGCGTACAGGAGGTCGACGATGAGGTTGGCGGCCAGGAAGACCAGCACCAGGATGGTGACGAACCCGACGACGGTCTGCGAGTTCTGGCGCAGGATGCCCTGGTAGAGCTGGTAGCCGACGCCGTGGATGTTGAAGATCCGCTCGGTGACGATGGCCCCGCCCATCAGGGCGCCCACGTCCGTGCCGATGAAGGTGACGACGGGGATCAGCGAGTTGCGCAGCAGGTGCCGTACGACGACCCGGCGCCGGGGCAGCCCCTTGGCGACGGCGGTGCGTACGTAGTCGGCGCGGGCGTTCTCGGCGATCGAGGTCCGGGTGAGCCGGGTGACGTAGGCGAGCGAGACCGAGGCGAGGACGAGACCGGGGACGAGCAGCTCGTCGAAGGTGGGGTCCGGGGAGACCGAGGGCTTGATGATGCCCCACTTGACGCCCAGGAGGAGCTGGAGCAGCAGGCCGGTGACGAAGGTGGGGACGGCGATGACGATCAGGGTGAGGATGAGGACCGTGGTGTCGACGGGGCGGCCGCGGCGCAGGCCCGTGACCACGCCGAGGCTGATGCCGATGACGATCTCGAAGACGATCGCGACGATGGTGAGCCGGATGGTGATGGGGAAGGCGGTGGCCATCAGCTCGGTGACCTTCTGCCCGTTGAACGCGGTGCCGAAGTCTCCGGTGAAGAGGTTCCCCATGTAGGTGAGGTATTGCTGCCAGACCGGCTTGTCGAGGCCGAACTCGGAGCGCAGCTGGGCGGCGGTGGCCGGGTCGCACTGGCGGTCGCCGCAGAGGCCCGCGATGGGGTCGCCCATCACGTTCACCATGAGGAAGATCAGCAGCGTGGTGCCGAAGAAGACGGGGATCATCTGCAGCAGCCGCCGGATCACATAACGTCCCATGAGGGGCTCCGGGGGTCGGGGCGGACAGGCCGGATGGGCGGGCGGCCGGGGCGCGCGTCGGTCGCCCCGGCCACCGGGTGTCAGCTGACGCCGGTGCGGGTCACTTGACGGTGATCTCCGTGTAGACCGGCACGCTGAACGGGTTCAGCTCGACGTTGTCGACCCGCTCCGAGTAGCCCGCGCTGCCGTTCTGGTACCAGAGCGGGATGGCCGGCATCTGCTCGACGAGCACCTTCTCGGCGTCCTGGAAGGTGGTGATCGCCTTCGCCTTGTCGGTCTCGGCGTTCGCCTGGTCGACCAGGTCGTCGAACTCCTTGTTGGTCCACTTGCCGTCGTTGGACGGGGCGTTGGTGTAGTAGAGCGGCTGCAGGAAGTTCTGGATCAGCGGGTAGTCCATCTGCCAGCCCGCACGCCAGGGGCCCGTCATCTTCTGGGTGGAGACCTGGCTGCGGAAGTCCGCGAAGGTGCCGACCGCGCCGCCGACACAGGCCTGGTTGTTGCCCATGACGTTGTTGATGCTGTTGCAGACGGCGTCGACCCACTCCTTGTGGGAGCCGGTGTCGGCGTTGTACGAGATCTTCAGCTGGCCGCCGGGGATGCCGCCGCCCTCGTCGATCAGCTTCTTGGCCTCGGCCTTGTTGTACTCGCACTCCTTGCCGCAGAGCCCTTCCTTGAAGCCGCCGTCCTCGCCGAGGACCGGGGAGGTCCAGTCGGTGGCGGGGGTGCGGGTCTTCTGGAAGATCTGGTCGGTGATCTGCTTCCGGTTGATCGCCATGGAGAGGCCCTGCCGGACCTTGCGGGCGCCGTCGGTGTCCCATTCCTTGTCGTAGAACGGGAAGGCGAGCGTCTGGATGATGCCGGCGGGGGTGTTGATGTACCGGTCGCCGAGGTCCTGCTCGACGTTGCGGAGCTGGGAGGCGGGCACGTCGTCGACCAGGTCGAGGTTGCCCGAGGTCAGCGAGGTGTAGGCGGTGTTGTTGTCGGTGAAGACCTTGAGGTCGACGCCGCCGTTCTTCGCCTTGTCGTCACCCGGGTAGTCGTCCCAGCGGCGCAGGCTCATCGAGGAGCCCTTGGCGTACGACTGGATGGTGTACGGGCCGTTGCCGATCGGCTTGGAGAGCCAGGCGTCGTGGTCGTCGTAGAACGCCCTGGGCAGCGGTACGAAGGCCGAGTAGCCGAGGGTGTCGGGCCAGAGGGAGAACTTCTGGCTGAGCTTGGCGGTGAAGGTCAGGTCGTCGACGACCTTGAGCCCGGAGAGGGTCTCGGCGGAGGCGGTGCCGGACTCGGGGTGGACCTGGTCGTAGCCCTCGATGTACTGGAAGAAGTAGGCGTTCTTCTGGTTGTTCTTCAGCGCCGCGCCGTAGTTCCAGGCGTCCACGAAGGACTTGGCGGTGATCTTCTCGCCGTTGGAGAAGGTCCACCCTTCCTTGAGCTTGATCGTGAAGTTCTGGGCGTCGTCGGAGTCGATGGACTCCGCGAGCATGTTCTGCGCCTCGCCGGTCTTGGGGTCGTACCGGACGAGCCCCCGGAAGACCATGTCGAGGACCTTGCCGCCCTGCACCTCGTTGGTGTTGGCGGGCTCCAGCGGGTTCTGCGGGTCGCCCCAGGAGGAGCTGACGATGCCGTCGGCGCCGCTGCCGCCGCCGTTGTCGCCGCCTCCGCCGCCGCAGGCCGTCGCTGCCAGGGCGACCGCCACCGCACAGGCGGCCCACCGGGTCCGTGTGGCTCCGCGCATGAAGTGCCTCCTAGAGTCATCGAGTAGCTCAATGCCTCATATCACCCCATACCGCCACACACCGCATGCGGGCTTACCCCGTACGGGCACGGGCCCGGCCGGACGCACGGACCCCCCGGCCCCGACGCACGGATGCCCGGCTCCCTCGGAAGGGGGCCGGGCATCCGACGTACGGCTACCGGGATCGGTCACGCCGCGTGAACGACGTCCTTCTCCTCGGCGAAGTGGCACGCCGACTCGTGCGCGGCCGGGCCGCCCGCCGCGACGAACCGCTCGGGGATCGCCAGCAGCGGCATCTCCGTCGCGCAGCGCTCCTCCGCCTTCCAGCACCGGGTGCGGAAGCGGCAGCCGGAGGGCGGGTTCGCCGGTGACGGAACGTCACCGGTGAGGATGATCCGCTCGCGGCCCTCGCGCGCCGCCGGGTCCGGCACCGGCACCGCGGAGAGCAGCGCCTGGGTGTACGGGTGCGTCGGGTGGTCGTAGATCTCGGTGTCCGTACCGATCTCGGCCATCTTGCCGAGGTACATGACGCCGACCCGGTCCGAGATGTGCCGGACGATGGACAGGTCGTGCGCGATGAAGAGGTAGGAGAGGTTGAACTCGTCCTGGAGCTTCTCCATCAGGTTGATGACCTGCGCCTGCACCGACACGTCGAGCGCGGAGACCGGCTCGTCGCAGATGATGATCTCCGGGTTGAGCGCGAGGCCGCGGGCGATGCCGATGCGCTGGCGCTGACCGCCGGAGAACTGGTGCGGGTACCGGTTGATGTACTCCGGGTTGAGGCCCACGACGTCCAGGAGCTCCTGAACCTTGCGCCGGCGGTCGCCCTTGGGAGCCACCTCGGGGTGGATCTCGTACGGCTCCCCGATGATGTCGCCGACCGTCATGCGCGGGTTCAGCGAGGTGTACGGGTCCTGGAACACCATCTGGATGTTCCGGCGCACGGCCTTCAGGGCGCGGCCGGACAGCTTGGTGATGTCCTGGCCCTTGTAGAAGACCTCGCCCGCGGTCGCCTTCTCCAGCATCATGAGCAGCTTGGCGACGGTGGACTTGCCACAGCCGGACTCGCCCACGATGCCGAGCGTCTCGCCCTGGTAGAGGTCGAAGGAGATCCCGTCCACGGCCTTGACCGCACCGATCTGCTTCTTGAAGAGGATGCCCTGGGTCAGCGGGAAGTGCTTGACCAGGTTGCGCACCTGGAGGATCGGCTCGCCCCGCTCGACCGGCGCCTCGATGGCGGCGACGGCGTCCTCTTCGGTGGCGACGGCGACCGTCTCCACCTCGGTGACGTGAGGGGTGGCGTCCACGGACTCCTTGTCGAGCTCAGCCATGGATCGTCTCCTTCCAGAAGTGGCACGCGCTTCCGCGGCCCGGCAGGTCGGTGCCGTCCCGCTCGGTGACCGGGTGCAGCGCCGGGATCTCCGTACGGCAGATGTCCTGCGCCTTGGGGCAGCGGGGGTTGAACGCGCAACCCGCGGGGATACGCGTCAGGTTGGGCGGCAGGCCCTTGATCGCGTAGAGCTCCTGGCCCTTCTGGTCCAGCCGCGGGATGGAGTCGAGCAGACCGCGCGTGTAGGGGTGCGACGGGCGGCTGTAGAGCTCGTGCACCGGAGCGGTCTCGACGATCCGGCCCGCGTACATCACGGCGATCTTGTCCGCCACGTCCGCGACCACGCCGAGGTCGTGGGTGATCAGGATGAGACCCATGTTGAACTCGCGCTGCAGCTCCGCGAGCAGGTCC is a genomic window containing:
- a CDS encoding ABC transporter permease, encoding MGRYVIRRLLQMIPVFFGTTLLIFLMVNVMGDPIAGLCGDRQCDPATAAQLRSEFGLDKPVWQQYLTYMGNLFTGDFGTAFNGQKVTELMATAFPITIRLTIVAIVFEIVIGISLGVVTGLRRGRPVDTTVLILTLIVIAVPTFVTGLLLQLLLGVKWGIIKPSVSPDPTFDELLVPGLVLASVSLAYVTRLTRTSIAENARADYVRTAVAKGLPRRRVVVRHLLRNSLIPVVTFIGTDVGALMGGAIVTERIFNIHGVGYQLYQGILRQNSQTVVGFVTILVLVFLAANLIVDLLYAVLDPRIRYA
- a CDS encoding helix-turn-helix domain-containing protein, translated to MINSKLTVGIAGPTGATGTLCLDERPPVPGDPLGIHDLTPRERQVLLLLGQAATNREISHSLGIAERTVKSHLTSVMGKLDVTTRTEAAIFSYVHHSALVHEEPDAAAS
- a CDS encoding peptide ABC transporter substrate-binding protein, yielding MRGATRTRWAACAVAVALAATACGGGGGDNGGGSGADGIVSSSWGDPQNPLEPANTNEVQGGKVLDMVFRGLVRYDPKTGEAQNMLAESIDSDDAQNFTIKLKEGWTFSNGEKITAKSFVDAWNYGAALKNNQKNAYFFQYIEGYDQVHPESGTASAETLSGLKVVDDLTFTAKLSQKFSLWPDTLGYSAFVPLPRAFYDDHDAWLSKPIGNGPYTIQSYAKGSSMSLRRWDDYPGDDKAKNGGVDLKVFTDNNTAYTSLTSGNLDLVDDVPASQLRNVEQDLGDRYINTPAGIIQTLAFPFYDKEWDTDGARKVRQGLSMAINRKQITDQIFQKTRTPATDWTSPVLGEDGGFKEGLCGKECEYNKAEAKKLIDEGGGIPGGQLKISYNADTGSHKEWVDAVCNSINNVMGNNQACVGGAVGTFADFRSQVSTQKMTGPWRAGWQMDYPLIQNFLQPLYYTNAPSNDGKWTNKEFDDLVDQANAETDKAKAITTFQDAEKVLVEQMPAIPLWYQNGSAGYSERVDNVELNPFSVPVYTEITVK
- a CDS encoding ABC transporter ATP-binding protein, giving the protein MDADREAREGGSTLLSKAGEGSRPYVEGEPILEVRDLAKHYPLTQGILFKRQVGAVRAVDGVDFDLHAGETLGIVGESGCGKSTVARMLVHLEKPTAGAIRYKGEDISRLSGRALKAVRRNIQMVFQDPYTSLNPRMTVGDIIGEPYEIHPEVAPKGSRRQKVQDLLDVVGLNPEYINRYPHQFSGGQRQRIGIARGLALNPEIIVADEPVSALDVSVQAQVVNLLDRLQAEFSLSFVFIAHDLSIVRHISDRVGVMYLGRIVEIGSDAEIYDHPTHPYTQALLSAVPVPDPEARAHRERIILHGDVPSPANVPSGCRFRTRCWKAQERCALEVPLLAVPAEFRLVDSPARHDSACHFAEEKRVVPPEGELGTPGRPVEELREPDSGEGPPEP
- a CDS encoding ABC transporter ATP-binding protein, whose protein sequence is MAELDKESVDATPHVTEVETVAVATEEDAVAAIEAPVERGEPILQVRNLVKHFPLTQGILFKKQIGAVKAVDGISFDLYQGETLGIVGESGCGKSTVAKLLMMLEKATAGEVFYKGQDITKLSGRALKAVRRNIQMVFQDPYTSLNPRMTVGDIIGEPYEIHPEVAPKGDRRRKVQELLDVVGLNPEYINRYPHQFSGGQRQRIGIARGLALNPEIIICDEPVSALDVSVQAQVINLMEKLQDEFNLSYLFIAHDLSIVRHISDRVGVMYLGKMAEIGTDTEIYDHPTHPYTQALLSAVPVPDPAAREGRERIILTGDVPSPANPPSGCRFRTRCWKAEERCATEMPLLAIPERFVAAGGPAAHESACHFAEEKDVVHAA
- a CDS encoding ABC transporter ATP-binding protein is translated as MLLEVRDLHVEFHTREGVAKAVNGVNYSVAEGETLAVLGESGSGKSVTAQAVMGILDMPPGKIAGGEILFKGQDLLKLKPEERRKIRGQEMAMIFQDALSSLNPVLTVGEQLGEMYVVHRGMSRKDAKAKAVELMERVRIPAAKERVGQYPHQFSGGMRQRIMIAMALALEPSLIIADEPTTALDVTVQAQVMDLLGELQREFNMGLILITHDLGVVADVADKIAVMYAGRIVETAPVHEIYKAPAHPYTKGLLQSIPRLDQKGQELYAIKGLPPNLLHIPPGCAFNPRCPMARDVCRTDVPPLYEVDEQRRSACHFWKETLDGR
- a CDS encoding ABC transporter permease, which produces MPEPQTPDEAISQAGAGGATDLAMAEGTSLEKTPGGPDGTGPAGKPRSLWSDAWRDLRRNPVFIISSLIILFLVIISIWPSLIASGDPLQANLDDAQKGSEPGHPFGFDPQGRDVYTRVVYGTRTSVTVGVCATLGVALLGSLLGGLAGFFGGWWDSILSRLTDVFFGIPVVLGGLVFLSVVTSSTVWPVVGFIVLLGWPQIARIARGSVITAKQNDYVQAARALGASNSRMLLRHIAPNAVAPVIVVATIALGTYISLEATLSFLGVGLKDPAVSWGIDISAAANYIRNAPHMLLWPAGALAITVLAFIMLGDAVRDALDPKLR